The Limnospira fusiformis SAG 85.79 genomic interval ATCGCGCCGGACGGCAAAACTGCCGTTTCCGCATCCTCTGATCGCACCCTGAAACTGTGGGATTTGGCAACGGGGGGAGTGTTAGCTACCTTCACCGGGGAGGCTCCGATGATTTCCTGTGCTGTAGCTGATGATGGGGTGACGGTGGTGGCGGGGGACTGGTTGGGGGGAGTAAATTTTCTGCGGTTGGAGGGGTTGAGAGATTGAAAAACCGGGTTTCTGGGATGTGGGTGGGGGGCCAGAAACCTGGTTGCTGGGACGATTTGAAAACCATGCTAGAAATCACCCTAAACTAGGACATCACCGCATAAATTCAATGCCCGTCGGGTTGATCATATCGGATAAATTGACCCCCCACATTTATTAAATCAAATGATGGATAATATACTGCTTGATGGCTTTGGGTAGTCTGTAGAGATTGTCTGGCTTTTCCAGCCAACAACGTCGCAGCAAAGATTGAATCGAATTGAGACAATCTGCGGGAGGCATTATCGCCATTTCTAGCAATCCTCCCAAGCTGATAGGTTCGCTCTCGCGGGCTAATAAAACCATCACT includes:
- a CDS encoding WD40 repeat domain-containing protein, which translates into the protein MNAVAIAPDGKTAVSASSDRTLKLWDLATGGVLATFTGEAPMISCAVADDGVTVVAGDWLGGVNFLRLEGLRD